The proteins below come from a single Saccharopolyspora sp. SCSIO 74807 genomic window:
- a CDS encoding glycosyltransferase family 2 protein has protein sequence MGTLRSTVVVVTWRGRAHVADCLDAVAAQDRPHRILVVDNASADGTAELLARHPSRPEVLRLSRNRGYAGGIAAALAQVSTPFVAWLNDDAVPEPGWLAALEDALDADSGAWAAASVLRAPDGAVQSVGVRLTADGHGADLAEAPGGRVGGAHRCDAARDGSGAARTGAAETGEKGILEAGTDAGGPGETGLGASASELGETGSGAAFEVFGFCGGAALLRTERVRAVGGVPANFFCYYEDTDTSWRLRLAGGRVVSVPAARVTHLHGASSRLGSPRFHRWNELNRLRTLLRCAPAPIATRELLRFAAVTCALPLRSASHRLSRAGLRALPARSRARRAPPLPRTPPNFRVALRLRVLAEVAATAPAALRARRAHGSAAARHAVWSKWSGEHPPPGSGRTDRWSE, from the coding sequence ATGGGAACCCTGCGCAGCACCGTCGTAGTCGTCACGTGGCGCGGGCGGGCGCACGTGGCGGACTGCCTGGACGCGGTGGCCGCCCAGGACCGTCCACATCGGATTCTGGTGGTGGACAACGCGTCGGCCGACGGGACCGCGGAATTGCTGGCACGGCACCCGTCGCGGCCGGAAGTGCTGCGGCTGTCCCGGAATCGCGGGTACGCGGGAGGTATCGCTGCCGCGTTGGCGCAGGTGAGCACGCCGTTCGTCGCGTGGCTCAACGACGATGCGGTTCCCGAGCCCGGTTGGCTCGCGGCGCTGGAGGACGCGCTGGACGCGGATTCCGGAGCGTGGGCTGCCGCCTCGGTGCTGCGGGCGCCGGACGGTGCGGTGCAGTCGGTCGGGGTGCGGCTCACTGCGGATGGGCACGGGGCGGATCTCGCCGAGGCGCCCGGCGGGAGAGTCGGCGGGGCCCATCGATGCGACGCGGCGCGAGACGGCTCGGGTGCTGCTCGAACCGGCGCGGCCGAGACCGGCGAGAAAGGAATCCTCGAAGCTGGCACCGATGCGGGCGGACCCGGCGAAACCGGGCTCGGCGCATCCGCTTCCGAGCTGGGTGAGACCGGTTCCGGCGCAGCGTTCGAGGTGTTCGGGTTCTGCGGTGGTGCGGCGCTGCTGCGGACCGAGCGAGTGCGGGCGGTGGGCGGCGTCCCGGCGAACTTCTTCTGCTACTACGAGGACACCGACACGTCGTGGCGGCTCCGCCTCGCCGGAGGCCGCGTCGTGTCGGTTCCCGCAGCCCGCGTCACGCACCTGCACGGCGCCAGCTCTCGCCTCGGCTCGCCGCGGTTCCACCGCTGGAACGAGCTCAACCGCCTGCGCACGCTGCTGCGCTGCGCTCCCGCCCCGATCGCGACCCGCGAACTTCTCCGCTTCGCGGCCGTGACCTGCGCGCTCCCGCTCCGCTCCGCGTCGCACCGGCTCAGCCGCGCCGGCCTCCGCGCGCTACCCGCGCGCTCCCGCGCGCGCCGCGCTCCGCCACTCCCCCGCACTCCACCGAACTTCCGCGTCGCCTTGCGGCTCCGCGTACTGGCTGAGGTGGCTGCCACTGCCCCCGCGGCGCTCCGCGCCCGCCGCGCACACGGCTCCGCCGCTGCGCGGCACGCCGTGTGGTCCAAGTGGTCGGGCGAACACCCGCCTCCCGGATCCGGGCGAACGGACCGCTGGTCCGAATAG